In Streptomyces erythrochromogenes, the DNA window GTGCCGGACCTGCTGTTGCGGGACAACGCCACCGGCGACGTCTTGAGCACGCACGGGAATAAGAGCCCGGAGCCGACGCACACGGTTAACCTGGCGACGTGGGGCACCCTGCCCCGCACGAAGGTCCACTCCGGTCTGCCCCAGGCGAGTTACCCGCAGATCGGCTCGTCCGGCGACCTCAACGGTGACGGAGTCGCCGACCTGTGGGCCCGCCAGGCCGACAACACCATGGTCGGCTGGCCGGGCAAGGCGACCGCCGACGGCTCGACCATCGCCTCCTTCGGCGCGCAGTTCCAGATCGACGGCGTCCCGGGTGCCCGCATCCCGGCCGGTACCACCCTGACGTCGGGACAGGAGTACTCCAGCGGTAACTCCAAGCTGCTGATGAAGTCCGACGGCAATCTGGTCCTGCTGAGCAAGGACGGCAAGCAGCTCTGGGCCACCGGCACTGCCGGGAACCCGGGCGCCACGGCCCGCATGCAGAGTGACGGAAGCTTCATCGTCCTGTCGGCCGACGCCAAGGCGACCCTCTGGACCAGCAAGACCAGCACTCCGGGCTCGTACGCGCTGCTCCAGCCCCGTGGTGTGCTCGTCATCTACACCGCTTCGGGGCAGAGCCTGTGGAGCAGCGGCAGCCAGAGCCGGCCGGACTACAACGGCGACGGCTACACCGACGTGGCGGTGCGTGACGTCAACGGCCACCTCTGGATCTACCCGGGCACCGGCGGTTCCGGCACCAACACGCTGGGCCAGCGGTACCTCGCGGGCAACGGCTGGTGGCGTGACCACTGGACGGACGTGCACTCCGCCGACCTCAACAACGACGGGTACACCGACGTCGTCACCCGCAACAAGTTCGGAGACCTGTACCTGTACCCGGGCACCGGTAGGACGGGGACCGAGACGCTCGGCAACCCGGTCCTGATCGGCACGGGCTGGGACACCTACGCCGACCTCGGCTTCGGGGACCTCAACGGCGACGGCCGCACCGACGTCATCGGCCGCGGCAGCGACGGCAACCTGTGGGTCTATCCCCACAATGGCGGCACCGGCACGGGCACGCTGGGCAACCGCGTCTCCATCGGCGTCGGCTGGCATGCCGGGTACTGGCCCAGCCTGCGGTTCGCAGACATGAACGGCGACAACAAGGTCGACATCATGGCGCACAGCAACAACGGCACCGGCAAGCTCCACCTCTACCCGAACACCAGCACTGGCGATTCCGTCAGCTTCGGTGCTTCCAGCGTCATCGGCGAGGGCTGGTGGAACGGGGAGTGGACCCCCTACGCCGGCGACCTCAACGTCGACGGAAAGCCGGAGCAGGTCGGAGTCACCCGTACCGGGGACCTGTTCGACTTCCTCCCTGAGGGCAGAAGCCTGATCGGCGTCGGCTGGGTCGGATACGACATCCTCCTCTGACCCCTGAAAGCCGGTGAGGGGGGGGTGAGATCCCGTAAGGATCTCACCCCCCCTCACTGCTTTCCGCAGGCTTCAGGGGCGGACGGCGACCTTGTCCCGTTCGCCCGCCTCGGCGGCCGGGGCCGACGCTGCCGGGGTGCGGCCGCCGCCTCGCGCTCCGCCTCGGCGGCCGCCCAGGTCCTTCAGGCGCATCGCGGGCTTCTCCACGCAGTGCCACGACAGCATCGCCAGCAGGACGGTCACCGCGAGGCTCAGACCGAGGTAGGGCAGCAGGCCCCAGCGGGCGAAGCCCAGGATGACCAGCGCCTGTTCGACCACGAAGCCGTAGATGTAGATGCCGTACGAGTAGTCGTTGCGCGCGCCGACCCGGCGGAAGGGGGCCGGGAGACGGATCGCCAGCCACACCAGGAAGTAGGCGAAGGCCGGCAGGCCGACCACGAAGAGGAATCCGTAGTGCGCGCTGAGCACGAGCACCAGGAGCGAGGCGAGGCCGAGCACGTCGCTGACCGGTACACGCTCGCGGTACAGCTCGATGACCGTGCCCAGTGCGAAGGCGAACCCGAGGTAGATGACGAGGACCGGGTTCGTGAAGCCCAGTACGGGAAGGTCCACCGGGTGGAAGTAGGTGGCGTCGAACGAGCCCGCCCAGAAGCGGTCGCCGACGGCCTGCCTGATGACGAGCCAGCCCAGGAGGCCGGCGATCAGCAGCACCGCGCGCCGGGCGCGCGCGAGGACGCCCGTCAGGGCCAGGAGCGCCACGCCCGCGTAGCAGAGGACCTCGTAGTACAGCGACCACAGAGCCCCGTCGATGCTCCGGTCATGGGCGACACCCTTGGCCATGGCGTCGGACATCACGTTGGACACGTCGTTCTGGTTGAGCTGGATCGCCCCGTTCGAGCGCAGGTATTCCACCGGGCCCCAGGCGTGCCCCCAAAAACCGTCCAGGGTCCCGTGCAGTTTCCAGTACAGAACGGGAGCAGCCGCGAATGCCGTCAGGAACAGGCAGACCCACAGTCCGGGCAG includes these proteins:
- a CDS encoding acyltransferase family protein → MENRTSRWAGRWSHGTVAELLTGRNNSLGFIRLILATAVVVSHARVLGFGKTEFGHSFTQGQVDLGKWSVYGFFILSGILVTRSGVRLGLGRFLWHRALRLLPGLWVCLFLTAFAAAPVLYWKLHGTLDGFWGHAWGPVEYLRSNGAIQLNQNDVSNVMSDAMAKGVAHDRSIDGALWSLYYEVLCYAGVALLALTGVLARARRAVLLIAGLLGWLVIRQAVGDRFWAGSFDATYFHPVDLPVLGFTNPVLVIYLGFAFALGTVIELYRERVPVSDVLGLASLLVLVLSAHYGFLFVVGLPAFAYFLVWLAIRLPAPFRRVGARNDYSYGIYIYGFVVEQALVILGFARWGLLPYLGLSLAVTVLLAMLSWHCVEKPAMRLKDLGGRRGGARGGGRTPAASAPAAEAGERDKVAVRP